The following are encoded in a window of Magnolia sinica isolate HGM2019 chromosome 11, MsV1, whole genome shotgun sequence genomic DNA:
- the LOC131219234 gene encoding uncharacterized protein LOC131219234, with protein sequence MKYKDTPHQRSKMEKEKVMSDHQIQHSDIWIYFRHTGVWCSKKQLEAFLFDAKECLLSTLVFSLNFPAFCFGVLGSYKKMSGYQFPNLEIGIKSMMCWIIPWTFHITPRH encoded by the exons ATGAAGTATAAAGATACACCTCATCAGAGAagcaaaatggaaaaagaaaaggtaATGAGTGATCATCAAATTCAACATTCTGATATCTGGATTTATTTCAGGCATACTGGCGTATGGTGTTCCAAGAAGCAACTTGAAGCTTTTCTCTTTGATGCAAAAG AGTGCTTGTTGTCTACATTGGTCTTTTCACTTAATTTTCCTGCCTTTTGCTTTGGCGTTCTTGGATCTTATAA AAAAATGAGTGGCTATCAGTTCCCTAATTTGGAGATTGGGATCAAAAGCATGATGTGTTGGATTATTCCATGGACTTTTCATATAACACCAAG